Proteins co-encoded in one Natronorubrum daqingense genomic window:
- a CDS encoding tubulin/FtsZ family protein yields the protein MKLALIGFGQAGGKVVDQFLAYDSEIGGGFVEDAIAVNTATADLHGLENVPEDRRVLVGQARVNGHGVGADNELGAAVTETDIDEIQHAIDQVPTHELDAFLVVAGLGGGTGSGGAPVLAKHLRTIYTQPVYGLGLLPAMDEGGIYTLNAARSFQTFVREVDNLLVFDNDVWRSTGESVGDGYDRINREIVERFGLLFASGEVSHGDVVAESVVDSSEIINTLSSGGVSTIGYASESVGTNSDGLLSSFTGSNDEFDEGSATNRMTSLVRKATLGRLTLPCDVGSADRGLVVATGPADHLNRKGVERGRQWLEEETGSMEIRGGDYPRADDSDVGAVVLLSGVTDVPRVKRLQQVAVEAKETTATVHANAEDEFATLVDTGGELDALF from the coding sequence ATGAAACTCGCACTCATCGGCTTTGGACAGGCAGGTGGAAAGGTCGTCGATCAATTTCTGGCGTACGATTCCGAGATCGGCGGCGGGTTCGTCGAGGACGCCATCGCGGTCAATACGGCGACGGCGGATCTCCACGGACTCGAGAACGTCCCGGAGGATCGTCGCGTGCTCGTCGGACAGGCGCGAGTGAACGGTCACGGGGTCGGCGCGGACAACGAACTCGGTGCAGCGGTCACCGAAACGGACATCGACGAGATACAACACGCGATCGATCAGGTGCCGACGCACGAACTCGACGCGTTCCTCGTCGTCGCCGGTCTGGGCGGAGGCACCGGGTCGGGTGGCGCACCCGTCCTCGCGAAACACCTCCGAACCATCTACACCCAACCCGTCTACGGGCTAGGTCTCCTCCCCGCGATGGACGAGGGCGGGATCTACACGCTCAACGCGGCACGCTCGTTCCAGACGTTCGTCCGGGAAGTCGACAACCTCCTCGTCTTCGACAACGACGTCTGGCGGAGTACCGGCGAATCCGTCGGAGACGGCTACGATCGGATCAATCGCGAAATCGTCGAACGCTTCGGCCTCCTGTTCGCTTCCGGCGAGGTCTCACACGGCGACGTGGTCGCAGAGAGCGTCGTCGATTCCTCAGAGATCATCAACACGCTCTCGAGTGGCGGCGTCTCGACGATCGGTTACGCGAGCGAATCCGTCGGAACGAACAGCGACGGACTGCTTTCGTCGTTCACCGGGAGCAACGACGAGTTCGACGAGGGAAGCGCCACCAATCGGATGACGAGTCTCGTCCGGAAGGCGACGCTGGGTCGACTGACGCTCCCGTGTGACGTCGGGAGTGCAGACCGCGGATTGGTCGTCGCCACGGGGCCGGCGGATCACCTCAATCGAAAGGGCGTCGAACGCGGTCGACAGTGGCTCGAGGAGGAAACGGGAAGCATGGAAATTCGCGGCGGCGATTATCCGCGGGCGGACGACTCGGACGTTGGAGCAGTGGTTCTCCTCTCGGGAGTGACGGACGTTCCACGTGTCAAACGACTCCAACAGGTTGCTGTCGAAGCGAAAGAGACCACGGCAACCGTGCACGCGAACGCCGAAGACGAGTTCGCGACACTGGTCGATACGGGCGGCGAACTCGACGCACTCTTCTAA